The Gouania willdenowi chromosome 5, fGouWil2.1, whole genome shotgun sequence sequence atgaaaaacagtaaaaaaaaaaaaaaaataataataatatctttaTCATCCTAGACACCTTCAAAAATGCTTTAACCAATAAAGTAGGACTGAcctttcattatatccatgttatGAAGCTTGATTCTGTCTTGAACCCCTAACCTGTGGAGAGAAGCTTTATATTCAAATATAACCatctaaaaaaacccaaaaaccttATAAAACTGAATTCTTTTCAGCGATGGGTGTAAATCAGTGGCACATTTACTACCTTAATGCATTCTCCCACGTTAGATCTACTGCCTCCACACTTTGATCCAATGCAACTGCTTTAAGCTGGAGGGAAAAGGAAACAGACTcgctcaataaaaataaaaaaaaacatttttctttttcatttcatttacatAACTGGCCTCATGGAGTTTCTGTGATTAGTTACAATTACACAATACAAATTGCCTtaatatttgtttgaaaaagaggtctaattattcataaatttgatatttttttaaatttatatataaaGTACTACACTACAACTTTTTATCCACAACCATGAAATTTTGCTATTATGAATGCAACTCTGTCAAAGACGATGTGCAAAGTCCGCAGACAAAATAAATacgaaaacaacaaaaaagcaaaaacgtGCCTTTTGTTTGACAAACATTCCAGATTTggtcctaaaaaaaaaagtaaacatttcACCATCAGCAAATACTCAAGTGTATTCAACGCAACTGACTTCCCTTCCTTTGTTGTTGCAACACGTTACATGTTGTTTAAAGctgtattttaatttgaacTACTAAACAAATCAAACTTGGAGTGTTCCACAAACACAATACTATTCTCTTGTAATGTGACTTGCAAATGGCTCATTTAATGTAAATGAAACTTGGCTATAACTAATAATATGTGCACACTTTGTGATGCAGGACGGAATAAATAAGTCACTTAAtgcaaatatactgtatatatgctataaatgctatttatttatttttaaccatgGTAGAGTTGGTCCTCTGCATCTGAAtacaccataaacacacaacaatacTGTAAACGCTAACATctcatataataaatatatatatatatatatatatatatatacagtatatatatatatatattttttttttttttctctctccaggATTTGCAAAAATCACTGACTTAAGTCTTTGGTCACTCCACATGTGGATTATGATCTATTAGATTAGCATTCGATCATAATTCCAGCTGTGCTGcactaaaaacattatttaaggcaatgttttatttactttgagTCCTATGTCAAGAAATTGCATTCAGTTTAaatttagatatatatatacagtcatGGACGAACGTATTGGCACTCCTcgaatttttccacaaaatgcaccatttctcccagaaatagttgtttttgtacatgtttatttcctttacgtgtatttgaaaaaacacaaaaaagtagaaggaaaaagaaaatattttacacaaaataaaaaaatggaccTTTGACAACAGTGGATAAATCCATTTATTTCAAGGATGTTTATCCACCATTCTAACTATTcattcatattacatattaaatgagtcttcaatcagtttggagtatgaacagAATGTGACCGTGAAGTGACGCGCATGCACAGAAGAGATCTGAGGTGAGACGTGACCCCACAGACACGTACGGTGTTTatggaagtaaatatggaggtgtccagtgtaggactgtgtgtctgtgttggagaaatgttctttccaacagaagtcagcacCTCATAACTTTAAGGAGAGTGAAAAAGAGAGTAAGGTTCATCGCTCTAGCCGTTTGCTGTGTGATGGTTGCTATATTTCTACAGCAGAGCGTTTGGATGGTGATGACTTCGGAGTCGGATAGAAAGTGCTTGGACCGTCGAGACTGACTGCAGTCGTATTTCAAAAATTATATCAGGTACGTATCGGATTTAGGACCTCAAATGAAAGTGACCTGGGTGGGATTTCAAAAAATGAGAATTGTGCCattcagactgtctttaacagatctgATACAGGTCGCATATGGGCATAAATATGGGATTTGGGTCACACAGTGAACGTagccacacacagacaaacaacacaaaGGTTGAGTCAACTTTTATACATTGGAACTGGCTTTAGGTGTGATTTCTATATTGCCAACACCTGATACTTGCCACAGTTCAGTTTAAACAAGCATCACAtgcatgaaataaaaattatttatccAGTTTTAACAGGGTGCCAACAATTTTATCTGGTCCACTTTATTTAAACTGTCTGCattcttctgcttttttgtgttttttttaatcaaatacacaaaaaaccatTGTAATTGCAACTATTTCTGGGAGAAATGGTGTAAATTCGGGAAAAGTTCCAGGGGTGCCAACACTTACATCCATGACTGTAGGGGGTTTCATGTCTGTTAAGTCTTTTGCAACAAAGATTGTGAATGAATGGGATTGTAGTGTATGAGCTCGGTGATGGACTGGCATCCATAAAGTGTCAGATCTAACCTCCCACACGGTGATGTTTTCAAATGAAATTCTCAATGAAACGTGGCACAATATCTATGTCATCTTAGAAAGTTGAAATTCACCTGAGGCAGACTCTTCAGCAGACTAAGGGAAATAGCACCAGACCCACATCCGACTTCTATGAACGTCCTTTGAGTGTCTGCGATCACTGCGACTCCAGGTGTCGTCTGCAGATCTGTGAGCACCAGTTCAACCAGCTCCTGCAGAGAGGATAGGAAACGTCTGTGTCAGCAATGGTTTGGTTCTTATGGCACGTTTAATACATGAACAGTCTGCTTTGGTGCTCTTCGACCTCGGTTTCCGGTCTCGGGATGAAAACAGGTGGCTTCATCTTCAGCGTTATATCTCTGAAGTCCCACTCTTCAATCACGTACTGCACAGGAACCCTGTAACCGACATTTCATTatgcaaatacacacaaaaacgtGACAGATACCTACTCAGAACAGGATTCTTGTACTTGCCTGGACAGACGTTTAGTGCAGAGCTCCCACACCTGCTCCATTTGTTCCCTGCTAAGAAACTCAATCAACTTCTCCTGTTCCAGACTTTGTATCTGGATGAAGCAGAGAAACAGatatgggtcattccatgtcatgtcaacacattttcaggacatcccacgcacttcggtctcaaaGAAATTGGAGATTTTTACCAGTGAAATACCTCAAatttggggtccaaaataaaaatgaagaagttgcatagagaaaataatattttatatcccaagaaagagtaacctaCCATCTATAACTATAaaatagaggtgtcccgatccgatattagcctgaaaacagattcaaatttccgaattttttttttaaatttttatattcaattgtagaatactgtcgATATTATGTAACCAACTGGTTAACAATAAATCAAGTCAGTTTTTTCtcaaacctactgttgctgactattgttctctgtttgagtaacatcattggtcaagccttttctaacattccacactacaaaataagtatttttttttcattaaagaaaagagaaaggggaaaaaaatgttaaaaatatatatacatatatatatatatatacacatatatatatagtatgtaTTAGGATTTAGGgataatcgtaaggcagttaaaaatcgattcataggtatcacgattcacatcgatactgtgaaaattgaatcgcagtattttttaaccagcagagagcGCTATCCAgcagtgttggcggcgggcggaatctgccaatactttctttctggccgccttctatttttctattagctctgtctgctagcgtagcatctcttcttcactgcaagatatctgcatgccaaccgaccactgggttaccagcgccctctgttggtccaaacaaatatctgacctaaatacagtgaaattactttttttttttaaagtccaattgttaaggcacaaaatacattttcagttgcacttcaaaaaagaactattatgcagttttgcattgtttactatagaaccagaatttaaattaataggcttcttcttcatttgtattattcctttatttatttcattcaagatttatttttagttaaattgcattgttttgaatagtttatcaagggattcttttgacaatgaaaaataaaaggaaaacagtatagttttttttatagtttccccccccaaaaaattaaggaatatttttcagtcataatttttctacagtcccattttgtaaaataaatcgtgagagaattgtatcgggagttgagtgaatcgttacatccctagtatgtATGATTAATGCTGTTTTCGgttcaatattggtatcggccaatacgcaaggctgcgatatcggtatcgtatcagaagtgaaaaattTGGATCAGGACATTCCTACTATAAAACAAagcagagatcagatttttttcttacattcccacatgcggTTATGGGCCAaagaaaattgtttaaaaaaaaaagtatttttttcagatttcaataggctatcacccaagaaccaatgtatatatgtgactaatcattagtgatgtgaacagtctatgtacatagatCAAAACTTATCAAATTACAGGGCGCTGAGGCaaatgctaagttgtttactgaaggcccaaataTGTTCCAGCCCCAAATCCCGACAAAcctttttccaaatttgaggggctgacatgtccaccagataggatgtatagcagatgtttttgtatattctgagagaataggtggagctatattactataccaaattttagtttcctatgtggtgtagttcctgagtTGTTGgaggctgaaaatggaagaaaaataagaacgcTTGAAAATCAACagatacccccctcactaaattggccatatctcaaaatgtattcatccaatcaaactagaaatttacagtgtgcctattgaataatcgcGGAAAAATTGTCAGAATTTGGGCCATGTGAAATAACATGGAATGAGCCATTTGCGACAATACTTACAGTTATTGCCATGAGGTTAGTAGTTGCTGCAGACTAAAACTCACAGTTTTTGCTCCGAGGAGATGAGCGATGATGTAGTGGCTGGACATACGAGGCTCTGTCACACCTCTTTGTTCAAAGCATCTCCTCCACAGATCCACTGCCTGCAGTGCTGTGATGCTGGCTGCAGGTAAAGCCGGAGCGCTGCATCTACGCACAGCATGGCAGCTCAATGGGCTCTTAAAGCACAGATGGACAAAGAAATATACATAGAACTGAGAGGAAAAGACGTACGTCCACACATCATTCATCCTATACAGCAAGATTTATATGATATTGGTAGTCTGTTTCTCTGTGTTAAAACACAAGCCTTTTGTTCAGAGCATTCACATACAACACATACAAATAGAATATTTTTCCCACTCCCTAACACAGTGCAGGGATAAGCAAAAGAAAAGCTGACGATGGATTGTTGGGTAGATGGAAATGTTAGATTTCAGTGTTTTACACCGTCTTCGTACCTGCATGTTGCAATACAAACTAGTTCACCGTCATTCCCAGACCTTCAATGCTAGATATCAGTATAAATATGAAGAGTTGCAAATAGGCAAAACATTTCCAGTAAATTTCCACTTGAACTTATGCTGGCAAATTTTGGGaataatcaaaaatattaactttTCACAGGAATTTTGTATTGGAATTAACAagaaataatgaataatttaaaaaaaaactgatgctgatattttagatgAAGTTTCATTAAACAAAACTAACAACTTTAATGGCTAAAGAGCTTCCCACAACAACATGCAAGTGCTTATAACTAGgtgtgtcccgatccaatatggatatcagatattggtccgatatcagactgggtctaaaatctccgatataagtgCTCTGACATTTCAGGGtcttataattttattttttatttattttattcaattgtagaatattgtcgatattatgttaaaggttaaaatgtacgtaaccaattggttaataataaacagggcagtttttcctcatacctactgttgctgactattgttctgtgtttgagtaccaaaatgtaaatgtgaaatataaatgctcaatgtaaatataaatccaaatgttaaattggtcgcCAAGTGTacagctaaatgtttagaaatgttTATCGGCTGgcgctgacctgcccactttgtataatttcaaaacatttagctttatacTTGGCaatcgatttaacatttaggtttagattttacttttaaatttagatttagcttttacatttagatttatttttcatgtgtactgaaaaacatgtgaaaattgttGCTATATTtctgagacaaatctctccccatagtaAAGACAGTGACAGTGAGTTTTCATCCAGTCTGGAATGTTACCTTTCCATTGGCTCTGGTCCATAAAAGCTGTGTGCAGCAGCCTCTCCACATGGTCCACATGGTCAACATAAACACCGCAtattcactcacacatgctgttgGCTCATGACATATCAGCAACACGACAAAACCTCCCCCATCTTATCAGCACACACTGGTGTTTACAGCACTGTGTGGAACACAAAGGCATGTAAGTGTCAAGAGTGGATCTTAGGTCAACACTTTACTGTATTTCCCCTGCCACGTGACTAGAAGTGACGTAAAATACATGCGGCGCAGGCGCGCAACACTGATCATTGCGAATGCTGTTGCATTGCCGTACAGTAGGAATAATTACAACTCTCAATGAGGTGGACACGAATAGGAACAATATTTTAAGCTATATTGACACGAAATACGTAACAGATAGTGTAAGTAATAGTAAGTTAAAGTTTTTATGTTATAAAAGCTTGTAATGTTGCCTGTTTATCCTGGCAGGAAGCCTCCCAGTAAGGAATCCTGTCTATCAAAGACCCAAGAGGTCAAGATTACCACTTTTACTTCAATCCTCGTACTTCACACCTTCAAAATATTTCCTGTAGTGtatgtaaattgtatttttttattattattttttttccgaGTTTATGCaactcttaaaaaaaagaaaacttctaTTAACGGGAGGAAGTTCCGAGGTGTTCGTGAAGGCACCATTATTGTTGTTCCCGGTGTGTGCTTGTTTTTGTCGTCAGCCTTAAAACGTTAAAAGTCGGCGTAGGTCGTTGTTACATTTGTAGTAAACTTTACACAGGgtggacatttttaaatcaatgaagTTATCGTGAGGTAGGAGCGTTCAGCAACCATGGGCTTGGACAGCCGAATAGAGTGCATGTTTTTCAGTGAGTTTCATCCCACTCTGGGTCCAAAGATTACCTACCAGGTGAGTGTGTGCACTGCACGTTGTTACAGATCACGTGGTGTCAAATATACGGTTAACGGGCCACACGTGGCCCAGGAGATTCCAGTTTTACACGTGCGATGATTTTTGGTGTGAAGTtggaagaaaaatgaaataatgctTGTATATTTTGTAATTGAATGCCCTTTTGACACAACATTATTTAAATAAGATATATAAaatagagttaaaaaaaaaaaaaccgtaaaacttttgtgtttctattgtatttggacactttttaaatgataatgCCAGATATACAGTAGCTGTTATAGAGCATGGCTCCACATTTGGACAATTGTAGTCTATTGGGTTATTTAACAGAAATTTAGTATGCATATTTTAGAATAAACAATAGAATGAATCCAGAGTTCAGGCACGAGGATGACATCTAGAGGTGGAACGATATATGAAGTTCACGTGGCCAGACGATATACAAATAACGATAAGATACGAGATGATATTtttgtaaaagtgaaaaaaaacgacaaaaaagaaattgagATTGAAAATTAACCATGTTTTTACTTGATTAACTTTGAGCATACTTGCATAAATATATTGTTGGTATAGCCaagttattgttaaaaaaaacaaacaaacaaaacttatAGTATTGTTaatcgtaataataataaataggatcaGTTTTCTATTTAAAGTGCCACAATTAACACCACATTATGTCATTCTTCAAAATATATTCCTGTCTGTGCATAAactttgcaagttttttttttatttttttaaaacattaaactgGAACGATCTACACAGCCCATATTTTACACATGGACATGTTCTTTTTCCAACAGTATTAGCATGTTTATATTTTCTGGCAGCAATTGAGACAATTTGGATATTgactatggctgtgttcgaaatgacATACTAAGATACTGCTCAAACTAAATCTGATGTCAAAGTGAGTacgtagtgcattcacattagatagtatgcaaagATTGAGTACACAACAAATACCCGGATGTGTAGTATATCTGGACATTtcctaagtatgcacggtgggcatgATGCGGAATGTCAAATCGTCTTggaaccggcttcaagctaaaagatAAACATCCCCTGTTCATCCCATTTTTTAGCACAATGGCGgatctccaaaaatctctgaaatatgTTTTCCGTGAGattcatggatcaaatgaccacatgatgatattcaattcaacttcactTATTCTACTTGATCGCTTAAAATGTATTCAGAATTTTCAAAGATGGTgaattaacagagatatttagcctcagtgtgcttctgatttttgtcattgtaggtttgaaatgcattttgggaaacttggaacaATACTTTAGTGGGAGCGGTCaccatactaatcatactactactactagtatatagtagacagtatataccagtgtcacggtctgagtttatcTTGTAttgagattgattatgagcatgcgcGCTAccggaaaatacatttttgctagttcCGCTGTAAGTTTAGCTACTTCCGCCATGCTAagattgaaaattcaatttcaaagctaatgttatatGATGTgtgctgaatggctccttttcttggggaaaaatgtacaactgtTCGATGTACGAGGCAGGAGAGATTCCAACGTCACAAAGAAATGATAGACAGGTTCATCTTCTTCACGGTGAACAgggtaatttattttccaaaaaaacatgattataatatacaatgCAATATAAAACTGTTTACCGAATGTAACTTTACAgtaataagctgttgtattcatataaatctcATCATGACaatcatcttttctttttttatcatttgtcgatttttttattaatgcttGACTGAtttgatgttttaagcattttttttttaaatcggtaaAGCAATCTTtgtgcatggctaatccagcacgggtacatctcagtacgtagcagtcacacACTGAGATTGTAAGAGAATGTCAGTACGGAGgcaaactcagactgtgacactggtactcattgagtgtgtagtgtgtactatagcgtacagtacgttagtatgcgattttgaACACCTGTGTCTCCTGCAGTCGAAAACTTAGGTTCGATTGGCACAGATGTAGCAGGGATGGAAGGGTATGCTTCACCCCCGCACTAATGCAGTACCACTCCTACCATTGTTGATATATCttcttgtgatgtttttcaccaCCAAAGTAGttcactcattcacactcaGATACACAGAGCATTGGGACAGACCTGCCATGCTAGAAGCTAGTCGGCCATTGGGAGCCACTTAGGGCTTGGTGTCTTGTCTAAGGACACTTCGGCCCAtaggaaaatgattttttttttgtacgaaACCAACAGTATTATGCGTCTCTCTTGGGGGAAACATTCTCATCTGATCTCTGTGTTTTTGCAGGTGCCAGAGGAGTATATTTCCAGGGAGCTCTTCGACATGGTTCAGGTTTATATCATCACCAAACCAGagcttcaaaataaattaataacagtGTAAGTTCTCTGACGCCCGTTCTTCTTCTACATTATGTTTTGCACATGCCTTTTGTTTACAGTTAAATTGATT is a genomic window containing:
- the hemk1 gene encoding MTRF1L release factor glutamine methyltransferase isoform X1 is translated as MLTMWTMWRGCCTQLLWTRANGKSPLSCHAVRRCSAPALPAASITALQAVDLWRRCFEQRGVTEPRMSSHYIIAHLLGAKTIQSLEQEKLIEFLSREQMEQVWELCTKRLSRVPVQYVIEEWDFRDITLKMKPPVFIPRPETEELVELVLTDLQTTPGVAVIADTQRTFIEVGCGSGAISLSLLKSLPQLKAVALDQSVEAVDLTWENALRLGVQDRIKLHNMDIMKDGEALLSICDPAVALVSNPPYLFSDDMSTLEPEIFRYEDHAALDGGVDGLKVIKQILMIAPQILLNHGRVYLEVEPRHPPLIRQWVEVNVEELRYIETRHDITGRSVSKHSLCVFKCHMQELHMVLDLQ
- the hemk1 gene encoding MTRF1L release factor glutamine methyltransferase isoform X2; this encodes MLTMWTMWRGCCTQLLWTRANGKSPLSCHAVRRCSAPALPAASITALQAVDLWRRCFEQRGVTEPRMSSHYIIAHLLGAKTIQSLEQEKLIEFLSREQMEQVWELCTKRLSRVPVQYVIEEWDFRDITLKMKPPVFIPRPETEELVELVLTDLQTTPGVAVIADTQRTFIEVGCGSGAISLSLLKSLPQLKAVALDQSVEAVDLTWENALRLGVQDRIKLHNMDIMKDGEALLSICDPAVALVSNPPYLFSDDMSTLEPEIFRYEDHAALDGGVDGLKVIKQILMIAPQILLNHGRVYLEVEPRHPPLIRQWVEVNVEELRYIETRHDITGRPRFCILQREES